One part of the Anaerolineales bacterium genome encodes these proteins:
- a CDS encoding phage holin family protein — protein MKNSWIIRFAVNAVALYAAIAIVPGLSVADESWTTYLLLALFFGIINAFLAPVLKLLTCPVYVLTLGLFSLVVNTLLFMATAWLSNLFGVQFTYDGFASAFLGAIIVSLVQMVLLAILPDGNNRPRVHAKKPN, from the coding sequence ATGAAGAATTCATGGATTATTCGTTTTGCAGTCAACGCCGTGGCGCTGTATGCTGCCATTGCGATTGTGCCGGGCCTGTCTGTTGCCGATGAGAGCTGGACCACCTATCTCTTGCTGGCGCTGTTCTTTGGCATCATCAACGCCTTCCTGGCGCCTGTGCTGAAATTGCTGACCTGCCCGGTGTACGTGCTCACCCTGGGCTTGTTCAGCCTGGTGGTGAACACCTTGTTGTTCATGGCTACTGCCTGGCTCAGCAACCTGTTCGGTGTGCAATTCACCTACGATGGTTTTGCCTCCGCTTTCCTGGGTGCGATCATCGTCAGCCTGGTGCAAATGGTGCTACTTGCCATCCTGCCGGACGGCAACAACCGCCCGCGCGTGCACGCCAAGAAGCCCAACTAA
- a CDS encoding alanine--glyoxylate aminotransferase family protein — MGHLFIPGPVDVDPEIAAEQTRAMLPHRSAQFEEIFRRASENAQKIFFTKYRVFISASSGTGFHEAAVRNFVNQDVLCCVNGAFAERWKQVAESNGKQADVLSADWKEPIAPERVKEALSQKKYEAILVVHNETSTGLVNPVKEIAAVVKQISPDTLICVDAVSSLGGDKIDMDGWGLDMVLTSTQKALALPPGISLAAVSDRAMAKAETVAHRGWYFDLVRMEKHRLKDSTPATPAIGLVYALDKQLQRMLAEGLEARFARHAAMAELTQNWATSRGLELYAPEGYRSQTVTTIDNKLGIDVSKLNAFLSERGMRIANGYGQLKGVTFRIGHMGELGLSDMEELLAAMDDFLAQSK, encoded by the coding sequence ATGGGCCATCTATTTATTCCCGGGCCGGTAGATGTAGACCCGGAGATTGCTGCAGAACAAACCCGCGCCATGCTGCCGCACCGCAGCGCGCAGTTCGAGGAGATCTTCCGCCGTGCCAGTGAGAACGCACAGAAGATCTTCTTCACCAAGTACCGCGTATTTATCAGTGCTTCGTCCGGCACCGGCTTCCACGAGGCCGCCGTGCGCAACTTTGTGAACCAGGATGTGTTGTGCTGCGTCAACGGCGCGTTCGCTGAGCGCTGGAAGCAGGTGGCCGAGAGCAACGGCAAGCAGGCTGATGTGCTGAGCGCTGACTGGAAAGAACCGATCGCGCCTGAGCGAGTGAAGGAGGCACTGAGCCAGAAGAAGTACGAAGCCATTCTGGTGGTGCACAACGAAACCTCGACGGGTCTCGTCAACCCTGTAAAAGAGATTGCTGCAGTCGTGAAGCAGATCAGCCCGGATACGCTGATCTGTGTCGACGCGGTGTCCTCGCTGGGCGGCGACAAGATCGATATGGACGGCTGGGGGCTGGACATGGTGCTGACCTCGACCCAGAAGGCGCTGGCGTTGCCGCCGGGCATCTCGCTGGCGGCGGTGAGCGACCGCGCCATGGCCAAAGCCGAAACAGTCGCCCACCGCGGTTGGTACTTTGACCTGGTGCGCATGGAGAAGCACCGCCTGAAGGACAGCACGCCGGCCACGCCCGCCATCGGCCTGGTATATGCGCTGGATAAGCAACTGCAACGCATGCTGGCCGAGGGCCTGGAGGCGCGCTTTGCCCGCCACGCCGCCATGGCCGAGCTGACCCAGAACTGGGCCACCAGCCGCGGGCTGGAGCTGTATGCCCCCGAGGGCTACCGCTCGCAGACGGTCACCACAATCGACAACAAGCTGGGCATTGATGTCAGCAAGCTCAACGCCTTCCTGAGCGAGCGCGGCATGCGCATCGCCAACGGCTACGGCCAGCTGAAGGGTGTGACCTTCCGCATCGGCCATATGGGCGAGCTGGGGCTCTCTGATATGGAAGAGTTGCTGGCCGCCATGGACGATTTCCTGGCGCAGAGTAAATAA